A genome region from Blautia coccoides includes the following:
- a CDS encoding carbohydrate ABC transporter permease — protein sequence MKKNRAYMAIIIPMLVLFFTFHTFSFLKGIFYSFTDWKGYGTWDFVGIANYLKLWGDEAIGDAYKFTFKYAVCATILVNVISLLLALALNAKIRCKNALKAIYFLPYMLSALIVSFVFNFIFSNVLPDLGQKLGIGFLSTNILGQENLAWIGILVVGVWQAVAFNTIIYMSGLQTVDTDIYEASSIDGAGKWTTFWKMTFPLIAPFFTINMVLCVKNFLMVFDQIIAMTNGGPGTSTQSISVLIYKQGFSGAQYAYQSANAVIFFIVIAVISLFQTKVLEKREA from the coding sequence ATGAAAAAGAACAGAGCTTATATGGCGATCATCATACCGATGCTGGTACTGTTTTTCACCTTTCACACATTTTCCTTTTTGAAAGGGATTTTTTACAGCTTTACAGACTGGAAGGGATACGGGACCTGGGATTTCGTAGGGATAGCCAATTATTTGAAACTGTGGGGAGACGAGGCGATCGGAGATGCCTACAAGTTTACATTTAAATATGCAGTCTGTGCCACCATACTGGTCAATGTGATAAGCCTTCTGCTGGCCCTGGCGCTCAATGCAAAGATCAGATGTAAAAATGCACTGAAGGCTATTTATTTCCTGCCTTACATGCTGAGTGCCCTGATCGTCAGCTTTGTATTTAACTTTATTTTCTCCAATGTTCTGCCGGATCTGGGACAGAAACTGGGGATTGGATTTTTAAGCACGAATATTCTCGGCCAGGAAAATCTGGCCTGGATTGGTATTCTGGTGGTAGGTGTGTGGCAGGCAGTTGCCTTTAACACCATAATCTATATGTCTGGCCTGCAGACTGTGGATACAGATATTTACGAGGCCAGCAGCATAGACGGGGCGGGCAAATGGACTACATTCTGGAAGATGACCTTCCCGCTGATCGCACCGTTTTTTACCATCAACATGGTGCTCTGTGTAAAGAACTTCCTCATGGTATTTGACCAGATCATAGCAATGACAAACGGAGGACCGGGTACATCCACACAGTCTATTTCGGTACTCATTTACAAGCAGGGATTTTCCGGTGCGCAGTATGCGTATCAGTCAGCCAATGCGGTGATCTTCTTCATTGTCATAGCTGTGATCTCATTGTTCCAGACAAAAGTTTTAGAGAAGAGGGAGGCGTAA
- a CDS encoding carbohydrate ABC transporter permease — protein sequence MLKNKKNNTILTVVLFALAAVVILFPLYITVVIALKTPEQIAQSVLAFPDKLHFENFITAIEKTNFFVTFKNTLIITVVSVAGTIATNSFMAFAITRNRGRKLYDFIYYFLISAMFIPFNIIMLPLVKQVSFFHMDNVPGLIVLYIVMGLPMNIFLYSGYIKSIPTALDEAATIDGANTFQMFYKVIFPVLKPMNATVAILTFLWCWNDFTMPLVIISDQKNQTLQLAQYVFKGEFATDYSLAFASYLLALLPIVIFYLFAQKQVISGVTNGAVKA from the coding sequence ATGCTGAAGAACAAGAAAAACAATACGATACTCACAGTTGTTCTGTTTGCACTGGCAGCAGTTGTCATTTTGTTTCCGCTTTATATCACGGTAGTCATCGCTCTGAAAACACCGGAACAGATCGCCCAGTCCGTGCTGGCTTTCCCGGACAAGCTGCATTTTGAGAATTTTATAACGGCCATTGAAAAGACGAATTTTTTCGTTACCTTCAAAAACACACTGATCATCACAGTCGTTTCCGTTGCGGGAACGATTGCCACAAATTCCTTCATGGCCTTTGCCATTACAAGGAACAGGGGCAGGAAACTGTATGATTTTATTTACTATTTTTTGATCAGTGCCATGTTCATTCCCTTTAATATCATTATGCTGCCATTGGTAAAGCAGGTGAGTTTTTTCCATATGGACAACGTACCGGGCTTGATCGTACTTTATATTGTCATGGGGCTGCCCATGAACATCTTCCTTTATTCCGGATATATAAAGTCCATACCCACAGCTCTTGATGAGGCGGCAACCATTGACGGGGCAAATACGTTTCAGATGTTTTACAAGGTCATTTTCCCAGTTCTGAAGCCTATGAACGCCACAGTGGCCATACTTACCTTCCTGTGGTGCTGGAACGACTTTACTATGCCTCTGGTCATTATCAGCGACCAGAAGAATCAGACACTGCAGCTCGCGCAGTATGTGTTTAAAGGGGAATTTGCAACTGACTACAGCCTGGCCTTTGCGTCATACCTGCTGGCCCTTCTGCCTATTGTGATCTTCTATTTGTTTGCGCAGAAACAGGTTATCAGCGGTGTTACCAACGGTGCAGTGAAAGCATAA